The following nucleotide sequence is from Schistocerca piceifrons isolate TAMUIC-IGC-003096 unplaced genomic scaffold, iqSchPice1.1 HiC_scaffold_1878, whole genome shotgun sequence.
tagagaagacagctcaacttgagaggacagcttaactttagaggacagctcaacttgagaggacagctcaacttgagaggacagctcaacttgagaggacagctcaacctgagatgacagctcaacttgagaggacagctcaacttgagaggacagctcaacttgaggaggacagctcaactagagaggacagctcaactagagaggacagctcaacttgagaggacagcacaacttgcgaggacagcacaacttgtgcggacagcacagcttgcaccgacagcaaaggttgcaccgacagcaaagcttgcaaggacagcacggcttgctaagacagcacggattgcgacgacagcacggcttgcgaggacagcacggcttgcgaggacagcacagcttgagagagcagcacagcttgcagggacagcttagcttgcgaggacaacacaggttgcggggacagcacagcttgcggggacagcacagcttgcggggacagcacaccttgcggggacagcacagattgcgaggacagctcaacttgagaggacagctcaacctgagaggaaagctcaacctgagaggacagctcaactagagaggacagctcaactttagaggacagctcaacttgagaggacaattcaacttgagaggacagctcaacttgagagggcagctcaacttgagagggcagctcaacttcagagggcagttcaacttcagagggcagctcagcttgagatggcagctcaacttgagagggcagctcaacttgagaggacagctcaatttgagaggacagcacaacttgagagacagcacaacttgcgaggacagcacaacttgggaggacaccacagcttgcgccgacagcaaagcctgcacagacagcaaagcttgcaaggacagcacggcttgcgaggacagcacggattgcgacgacagcacggcttgcgaggacagcacggcttgcgaggacagcacaggttgcgagagcagctcaacttgagaggacaggtcaacttaaaagggcagctcaacttcagagggcaggtcaacttgagagggcagctcaacttgagaacgcagctcaacttgagagggcagctcaacttgagtgtacagctcaacttgagaggaaatctcatcttgagaggacagctcaacttgagaggacagctcaacttaaaagggcagctcaacttcagagggcagctcaacttgagagggcagctcaacttgatagggcagctcaacttgagaggacagctcaacttgagaggacagctcaactagagaggacagcacaacttaagaggacagctcaacttaagaggacagctcaacttaaaagggcagctcaacttcagagggcagctcaacttgagagggcagctcaacttgagagggcagctcaacttgagagggcagctcaacttgagtgtacagctcaacttgagaggacagctcaactagagaggacagctcatcttgagaggatagctcaacttgagaggacagctcaacttaagaggagagctcaacttaaaagggcagctcaacttcagagggcagctcaacttgagagggcagctcaacttgagagggcagctcaacttgagagggcagctcaacttgagtgtacagctcaacttgagaggacagctcaactagagaggacagctcaactagagaggacagctcaactagagaggacagctcaactaggaaagacagctgaactagagaggacagctcaactagagaggacagatcaactagagaagacagctcaacttgagaggacagcttaactttagaggacagctcaacttgagaggacagctcaacttcagaggacagctcaacttgagaggacagctcaacctgagatgacagctcaacttgagaggacagctcaacttgcgagggcagctcaacttcagagggcagct
It contains:
- the LOC124741160 gene encoding seminal vesicle major clotting proteins-like — its product is MAAQLERAAQLERTAQFERTAQLERQHNLRGQHNLGGHHSLRRQQSLHRQQSLQGQHGLRGQHGLRRQHGLRGQHGLRGQHRLREQLNLRGQVNLKGQLNFRGQVNLRGQLNLRTQLNLRGQLNLSVQLNLRGNLILRGQLNLRGQLNLKGQLNFRGQLNLRGQLNLIGQLNLRGQLNLRGQLN